The Macaca mulatta isolate MMU2019108-1 chromosome 19, T2T-MMU8v2.0, whole genome shotgun sequence sequence GGGCGGAGTGGGCCGGGGAGGCAGAACCCAGGGGGTGGTCTGTGCAGCAAATTGGGGTAGTCTCCAGCTAGGAAGGAGCTTTTGGGTGTGGTTTGGGGTTGGAGGAAGGTAAGCACGTGGGAGATTGAGGGTGGCAGGACTTGAGATGGTATTGGTGATAAGATTTGGGCGATAAGATTTGGATGAGctatctcaaaaatgaaaagaggGGGAGTTTGGAGACAGGTGGTGGGAGCAGAGGGTGGCTGCCTTGAGGGAGGCTTGGGGAGTCGGGAGGGCCAGGCCTCCATTCTTCAAACAGCAAGAATTCTTCTACCTCCCAGAGTCGGCTGAAGTAGAGGAGGGCTCGGGTGCTGGGGGGTGGGACTTTGTTCTGTGGATGAAAGGTGGTGAGCAGGTTAGCAGAGAGCCTGGGCACGCTCACCCACCCCTCCTCCTGCTACTGCcctttctcagccttcagaatGTCATTGTGACTAAGGTTTGGAACGGGAGGAGCTGGGAGTCTTTAGGGACACCAGAAAACCATGTTTGGaaacacagggagagagagaggcactAACCAACTCTCCCTGTCCCAGAGCATACAATGTTCTCTATCCCAAGTCTGCCAGCCTCCAGCAGAACCTAATTCTAGCAAAACCTCAAGACTAGGACCTGCCTGAGAGCATCCCCTTTCCACCTGCTGGGCCTCCTCCATCCCATTTCCCAAAGCTGTGGGCTGCAGTCACCCTTTCCACACCACCCCGGACAACAGCGGAGACGTAAGAAAGGAGCAGAGACCAGGAGTTTAGGGCAGCTAAGGTTTATTTCAAGGGCAAGGGCTGAGATTAGTGATGAGAGAGAGTGGTGTTTTAAGAAGGGAGTAGGGGGCTCCCATCCATCTGGTGGCTCCTTGTCTGGAGGTCACGGGATGCGAGAGCTCCTCTGGTCCTGGGCAAAGaaataggttctttttttttttttttttttttttttttgagacagggtctcactctgttgcccaggctggagtgcagtggcacgatctcagctcactgcaacctccgcctcctgggttcaagcgattctcctgcctcggcctcccaagtagctgggactacaggcgcacaccaccacacctggctaatttttgtatttttagtagagatgggccacattggccaggctggtttcagactcctgacttcaagtgatccaccagccttggcctcccaaagtgctaggattataggcatgagccaccgcgtctggccagaAATAGGTTCTAAAGAGAGAGCTTGAGGAACAGGAATTCCGGGACATCGTGAGCCGACACAAGGGTATAAAAAACCCCTGCTCCAGAAATCTACAGGGACCTTTTTGCCCCGCTATCCAAACAAACCCAGATACCCCGGCATGGGCTTGAGAACCCCCTGCCTCGTCAGAAACATTACACTGCGTTCCCCTCTGCTTCCTCCTCACTCTGGCTGAAGTCCTCAGCTCCCTCGCCCCACTGTGGAGAGCGGGGCTCCACCCTCTGCCCTGCCCACCTCTACCCTGCCTGCTGTCTAGGAGAtctgcctcctgaggagctggccCAGATGAATCCTGACTCACTGCGATCACTCCCTCGACTGCCGCCCTAGATGGGCAAAAATGGCACGGTGTCGGTCCTGGTTCTCTGGGAAGTGTCTGTATGTGCCCCGGCTCCCATCAGACCCTAAGTTCCCTGTGACCCGGGAAAGAGTCTTGTTTCTACCAGAAACCATTCTCTATGAAACAGagaggccggatgcagtggctcacgcctgtaatcccagcactttgggaggccaaggcgggcagatcactggaggtaaggagttcgagaccagcctggccaacatagtgaaaccccacctctactaaaactacaaaaattacccgggcgtgatggtgggcacctgtaaacccagctactagagaggctgaggcaggagaatcgcttgaacccgggaggcagaggttgcagtgagccgagatcaaaccactgcgctccaacctgggtgacaaagcgagactcagtctcacaataaataaataaataaataaataaataaataaaagagaaagaaagagagaacatgAATCCACTGTAGCTGGGTGGGAACATCTGTACTCTCCTCTCTCCTCAACCTTCTTCCTAAAACGTCAGACTTCGATTTTCCTGAGCCCagtcttctttcttttacatTAAAGGCCAGAAGCTCCACTGCTCACAGGGATCAGTTGGGTGGCTAAAATGACTGTGACAGGTAGGGACAGTCTGGCCACTAGAGAGTGACCCTCCCACCTATTCCCAACACATCCTACCTGGGCCAAGCAGCAGCTGTTTCTCAGCTCTCGCCTAACCCCATCCCGTGGAAATGGAATCCAGTGTTGCCAAAGTTTTTGAAAGAAACCCGAAATCCAAATCATTATGTGAAGTCTCTCCATGTTTAAACTAattcatattcttaaaaaaaaaaatagtgggccgggcgcggtggctcaagcctgtaatcccagcactttgggaggccgaggcgggcggatcacaaggtcaggagatcgagaccacagtgaaaccccgtctctactaaaaatacaaaaaattagccgggcgcggtggcgggcgcctgtagtcccagctactcaggaggctgaggcaggagaatggcgggaacccgggaggcggagcttgcagtgagccgagatcgcgccactgcactccagcctgggcaacagcgtgagactccgtctcaaaaaaaaaaaaaaaaaaaaatagtggctcAGAAACCCATCCTTTCATCACCAGTCGCAGCTTCTGCCGGGGCAGTGTCTGTGTGGGttgtctgtctgtccttcctcccctcccttccagtCCAGCCCCCTCTCCTCTAGAGGTGCCTCTGCTACTCAGATATCAAAGCAGCCTGGCCAGGGGTTCCCCTGCAGGAGGGAAGTgtgggcagggaggaaggagggaggggttCTGCACCCcagctgtgtttttgtttgtgtgggaGAGACTAATGCCTGTCACCCCTGAGGCTGTCGGCCACTGCTGGTTCCTTTCTCTGGGTGTCCATCCTCTCGGGGCGTCTTCGCTCCACCTCCCTCCTCATTCTGTGTACCCTCTAGGAGTCAACCTACTCTCCCCTTAACCTTCCCCATCTCAAAGGGGGAACTGAGGTTCGGGACCTGCTCGGGTCTATGTGTTGAAGCAGCAAAGAAGCCCATCCCCTCCAATCATCCCCAATCCCAACTGCTCCGGATTCTGCCCCTCTTTTCAGGCCTCCTctgtcctccctcctccacccccagtgggtttagtttttgtttttagcactGGCCTAAATGCTCCCTTAGTAGCCAGGGTCACTGTTTCCCCAGCTCACCGAGCGGAGGTTTAGCTTTCTTCCCTATACCCCTCTCCGACGGAGATTGGGATCACACGGCCTTCCAGCCCTTACCTTGCTTATGGCATCCCAGTTAATGAAACCCAGCTTGGATTTAAAATTCTgcagaggaaacaaaaagaagaatgGCCAAATTGAGTCATAAGGTAATTGGCCGAGAGAGGTCAAGGGCCACTGCTGACTGTTGGTTTAGAAAGAGGACCCCAGCCTGTAGGGCCAAGGGCAGGGGTTTTCCAAATGCAAGTGAACAGGGCCATCTTGCAGAACTCACCTTCCAGAAAGTGTCAAAGTTAAACATCCCAGGAGATGTCTCAGAGTTCTATGGAATCAAGGAGAAATGGGATGAGACGAAGAACCCACTTTGTGAGCCAGAGGCGAGAGATATGAGTGGCAGGAGGGGAGGCGAGGATTGCGTGACACCATGGTCCCAGCCCAAGGTGGAGTGTCGCCTCCACTCACCACAGTATTGACTCCACCAACAGCGTCACCTCCTCTGCTGCCCCAGCTGGACCCCTGCCCCTGGGTGGGGAAAAGGGGGACCGATGTCCAAGGCTTATGCATCCTATCATGCCTGCCACCTGTCAACCTGCCCCGGATTGCTTCATCCCCACCTCGGTCCAGGCTTCCTGTCCTCCTCTCTGTAAAGCCGCCTTCTCTTCCTTACATAGCCCCTAAAAGTTCACCTAGGAAGGCCTTCTTAGAATGGCTTGCTCCCATGGAACCCCACTCAGTCCCCTGAATCTCAATATTCAGACTCTTGCCTTCACCCTTTTCTGTCCCCAAAACACCCCAAGTAATGGGATTAGTTGGCACGCAGTCCCACGGCACGCCAAGCACCGTGCCTTATGCGGCATCTGCCTCCAGAGTCTGGACTCCACAACACCTTGGTCTGGTGGTGACACAGAAAGCTGTATGGTAACTGAAGGCTACGTGAGTCAGGCTTCACTGTCCTCATTTTACCGGAGGAAGCTCAGGCTAGAAGAGGTTAGCTGACCTGCCTGAAGATACACAGATGACATGATAGAGCTGGTGGTGTTTTTAACatatatcttaaatttttttgaggctgggcacagtggctcacgcctgcaatcccagcactttgggaggccgagatgggcggatcacgaggtcaggagatcgagaccaccctggctaacatggtgaaatcccgtctctaccaaaagcacaaaaaaaaaaaaaaaaaatttgccgggcgtggtagcaggcgcctgtagtcccagctactcgggaggctgaagcaggagaatggcgtgaacccgggaggcggagcttgcagtgagccgagattgcgccactgcactccagcctgggccaagggtgagactccttctcaaaaaaaaaaaaaacttattttcctttctttgtttttgtttgtttgagatggagttttgctcttgttgcccaggctagagtgcaatggcacgatcttggctcactgcaacctccacctcccaggttcaagcgattctcacacctcagcctcccaagtagctgggattacaggcatgcgccaccatgcccggctaatttcgtatttttagtggaggtggggtttcactatgttggccagactgttttcgaactcctgacctcaggtgatccacccgcctcggcctctcaaagtgctgggattataggtgtgagccactgtgcccggcctattattttatttttgtaaagtagagacagcgtcttgctatgttgctcaggctggtctcaaactcctgggctcaaatgatccccgcacctcagcctcccagagcactgggattacagttatgctGATGCCTGGTCAGAGCTGGCTTTTGAAACCCCATCTTCTACCTCAAAGCTCAGtgactttctccttctttttttttttttttttttgagacggagtcttgctctgtcgcccaggctggagtgcagtggccagatgtcagctcactgcaagctccgcctcccgggtttacgccattctcctgcctcagcctcccaagtagctgggactacaggcgcccgccaccgcgcctggctagttttttgtattttttagtagagacggggtttcaccatgttagccaggatggtctcgatctcctgacctcatgatccgcccgtctcggcctcccaaagtgctgggattacaggcttgagccccgcgcccggccgactttctCCTTCTCAACACTGCCTCCCTAAGTATGGAAATCCCCTTGGCCATTCTTCTGTtacttttatctgttttttcccATTACAAAAGTAACATGGCTCTGATCCAaatcaaaaggaaggaaggaaggaaggaatgaaccGAAAAGGGAGATGGGGATCCCAGACCTCTGTTTTGGTCTCCTGATGGTTACTGGACACAGATTTAGAGCAGCTTGCAAGAAGAAActgacatttttgtttcttttcccagGATCTTAGCATGCTTCACCATCTCTTCTCCTAAAGCCAACCCTGCCTGCCCCTAAGCTCACCGGATCATTGTCTCCAGAGCCTCCAAGGTGGTGATTGCCCTCTTTGCTTACTTCCTAGGGAGACAGAAAATGGAGAGGAGTTGatggggaggcaggcaggcagggggaCGAGAGGGCAGAGAAGCAGGGTGTCAGCAAGGGGTTCCTGAATCGGGGGACTGAGACATGAGCATGACAGAGGACTTCCCAGAGCCCCGAGAAAGAGGTCCTTGTCTCAGGGAAGCTCCATCTGCCCTTCGATCTTATTTCGAGCTCCTGTGGGTCGGGTGGCTGCTCACTTACAATGTCCAGAGATAACATTGCCATCTCTGTTTATGTTCATTTCTGCAAGCCACCCAAAATCCATCAGGGAGGGCTTTGCCAGCAAGGCATCTGAATTCTCCCCTGGCTTGGGAGCTGGAGTGAGCCAGGCTGTTGCACTAAATTGATTCAAACTGAAGGACCCTGTCTGGGCTGATTGGCATTAGTAAGAAAAGGGGATGCTAGCTGGAGAGCCAGTAGCGGCTGAGGCGGCGTAGAGTAGACTGGCTGGTCCCCTCTTAAGGGAGAGGTGGGCTCCTCTGGAGTCCTGCTTTATCTGCTGTGAAACGTGGTGAATTCCAGACCCATAAGTACTTCCTCGTTCCCAGAGCTCTCACGTAGACCTGTCTGCCAGTATTGCTCCTGGAGAACCTACCTCTATCCCACTTACTACTGGTACAGTCTCTGCCCCCAGGTCTGCCATCCTCTTACCCTCGTGTTGCTGGAAACTCTCTCTCCTCTGGAGTCCTGCAGGGTGAGACAAAGAAACACAGACCCCTGTTTAAGATCCTGAGGCCACCACCAAAAATTAATGTATTGATTTAATATGATTCCTCTAACAATCCTAATGGCACTGTCTTTTGGAACTGGTTCaaacactgacttttttttttggaaggacaAAAGTCTAAGAATAGGTAAGGAAACACTGGAAAAGATAAATGGTAAGTGAAGATAAGAGGAAGATAGTAACATACTCTAAAGCTACCATAAATAAAGCAGTGTGGTCCTTGTCTGACAGAATTCCCAGAAGCTCCCCAAAATACTAAGGTATTTATAAGAGGCATTTTAAGTCAGAGGCTGAAGTGTTTGAATACATGGGACTGGGAATATCAGTGAAGTATTTTGGAGGAAAATTTTAGTTCGAGCTCATCAGTTTCCTCCTCTCTATTTTTAACCAGTTTTCCCCCTCATAAAGGAGCACACAGCTCGGATACAAAGTGTAGGGTAAGTCTGGTTAGATGGAGGGGTGGGACTAGACAGCATACGGGAAAACAAAGTCCAGATGCATCCCAGTTaaactgaaaaaatgaaattacaggACTATGCATAgtgctagaagaaaataaaaaccttaaagCAGTACACCAAGAGCAAAAACCATAGAGGAAAAGATGGCTGTTTTTTGACTACTTATATACTTAAAACTGTGGTATATTATAAAACTagaaaaggccgggtgcagtggctcatacctgtaatcccagcactttgagaagccgaggcggacagatcacctgaggtcaggagtttgagaccagcctggccaacatggtgaagccctgtctctactaaaaatacaaaaaaaaaaaaaaaaaaatagccaggggtggtggcaggcacttgtaatcccagctactcgggaggctgaggcaagagaatcttttgaaccccggaggtggaggttccagtgagccgagatcgcaccactgtactccagcctgggcaacagaatgagactccatctcaaaaaggaaaaaaaaaaaaaaaaaaaaaaactagaaagagggtTACAAATGGggagaaagttttttaaaatccagtttgtTCCCATAAAAGGTTAGTGTCCCTCATAGATGATCTAAAAAGAGCTGTCTCTACTCAGCCCCAGCACTTCCGGTCTGGCCTTACTCCTGGCCAGGTGAGTCCTTTCCCACCAGCCTCACCCAGGAGCTTGTTAGCAACGCAGAGCTCAGCCTTACTCAACCCTGTTAGAGCAACCCGCACTTTCACAAGATCTCAGTAACACTAACTCTCAGCACCACGGTTGCTGACATAAAGCCCACATTTCCAGCATAACTGGGGGGAATGTTCTTTCCAAAACACTCTGAATCCCCCAGAGTTCACCACAGTCTGTTCCCTGGCTGGATAGAGGACATTTAAGACAATTGTGCCAGGATCGGTTTACTTGGGATTTCTCCCAGCCCCATCTGTGGTATAAGGTGAGGTATATCACAGCAAGATTTGCAATTAATTAGTACTTTGgaaattgttagcatttttaggAGTGCATTTTGGTTTCTTCTGCTGAAATAGTTCCCCGCAGACAAGGCAGGAGGGGGCTGAGCGGAGTTGAGTTAGGAGGAGCGGGCGCAGTCCCGGGCAGGAACTGCAGTCCCCAAGAGACTTTGGCTCTCACCTGAATTCCAGATCCCCCGGTCCCGCGGGCTTCATTCCCTGGATTTTCACACTGCCGGGGGAAGAAAGTGGAGGCTTTCTCTCAGTCCCCTCCCAGACCAGTCCCAGCCCCCAAATGGGAGCATTTTAACCCTGGGGCGAGCCTCTTCCGCTCCACTCCGCGGCCATCCAGCCCCATCTCCGCGGAGCCTTGGCTCCTCGATCCTGCAAGTGACATCAGCtgctctcctttttcttcccGCGGTAGGTGGGAGATTCACGCCAGTCACTCACCCCGGGTTTATGTCCGTTTACTCCGCCGCTCCCACCGTGGTTGCCGGAGGAGGAGCCGGTACTGGATCCCTGCAGGGGAAAGCAAGATTTCAAACGCTGTCCTAAAGGACCTAAAGGGGACCCAGTCGCTCCCAGCGGTGTTGCAGATTTGTTGGAACCCCAATCAGATTCCAGTCCTCTTTCCAGCCTCCACACCTTCCCTGTCTTTAGCCTGTTGGTCGCTGCAGAAAGTTATTCTGAGCATGGAGAAAGCCAGGTGTGGCCGAGGGTATTCGGAACTATGCAATGATTTGGGGAACCTAAGCTGCCGCCCACCGCAGGCCAGGGGTGGGAACCCCTGGAGCCCGGCCGCGCAGTAGCCGCGATCCTGCCACCAGGGGGCAGCAAGTGGAAGGGACCCGAGAGCCCTCACCTGGGAGCTGCCGGAGCTGCCTTGGTCACCATTCCCAGAACTGCCCTAGATGGGGGAGAAGAGGATTGTACCGGGAGCGGGGCATGAGAGCAGCTCAGGTTATTTGGCGTCTTGTGTTCACGCACCTCCTCCTGTCTGACACCTTTCCCAGACCCCCGAGGAAGCCAGATGTGGCTCCCTCTCCAGCTCGACTCCAGGACACGGGATGGGAGACGCCATCAGCCAAGGGGT is a genomic window containing:
- the DMKN gene encoding dermokine isoform X16; protein product: MLRITFCSDQQAKDREGVEGSSTGSSSGNHGGSGGVNGHKPGCENPGNEARGTGGSGIQNSETSPGMFNFDTFWKNFKSKLGFINWDAISKDQRSSRIP
- the DMKN gene encoding dermokine isoform X18; this translates as MLRITFCSDQQAKDREGVEGSSTGSSSGNHGGSGGVNGHKPGNSETSPGMFNFDTFWKNFKSKLGFINWDAISKDQRSSRIP